AGCAAAGGGACGAAACTGTCACCTTCGCCCTCTTACTCGAAAAAGTGGCCGCTATCAGCCCACTGTTAAGGGTACGCTTCAGCACCTCCCATCCCAAAGACATTACAGACGAAGTGATCCTCACTATCGCCAGACACGAAAATATTTGCAATTATATCCACCTGCCTGTTCAAAGCGGCAGCAACAGGATCTTACAATTGATGAACCGCACTTATACCCGGGAATGGTATAAGAAAAAGGTAGATCGCATCCTGGAACTGATCCCCGACTGTGGCCTTTCCACAGACGTGATCACGGGCTTCTGTACAGAAACGGAAGAAGACCACCAGGAAACGATGGACATCATGAACTACGCCCGTTTTGACCTCGCCTATATGTACGCTTACTCTGAACGCCCCGGCACATTGGCTGCCCGCCGGTACCGGGACGATGTGGAAGCAGACGTGAAGAAGCGCCGTCTTGCAGAAATAGTTGCCCTGCACCGTACGCACACGCTCGCAAGTATGCAGAAGGATGTAGGAAAAACCTTTAAAGTATTGATAGAAGGCACTTCCAAACGTTCAGAGAACGATCTTTTTGGCAGGAACGATCAGAACAAAGTGATCGTATTCCCGAAAGGAGAACATAAAAAGGGTGAGTATGTGATGGTCAAAGTAGAGAACTGTACCGCTGGTACCTTGCTGGGAAAGGTTGTGGAAGGATAAGCTAAAATTAAAAAACTGATGGACAACATTCAAAGTATAAAGAACCGCTTCGGCATCATCGGCAATTCGCAGGCATTGAACTATGCCCTGCAGGTAGCCGCCCAGGTGTCCAACACCGATCTTACGGTGCTGATCTCCGGAGAAAGCGGTGTGGGAAAGGAAGTATTTTCACAGATCATCCATACCCTGAGCGCCCGCAAACACAACCCTTTTATTGCCGTGAACTGCGGCGCCATTCCCGAAGGAACAATAGACTCGGAGTTATTTGGTCACGAAAAAGGATCATTCACAGGAGCCGTTGATAACCGTAAAGGATATTTCGAAACCGTAAACGGTGGTACCATTTTCCTGGACGAAATAGGTGAAATGCCCCTGGGCACGCAAGCCCGTCTCTTAAGGGTACTGGAGGCCGGCGAATACATCCGCGTAGGTTCCTCCAAAGTACAGAAAACAGACGTTCGCGTGATCGCAGCTACCAACCGCGATCTCCTTGAAAGCACCCAGCAGGGTAAGTTCCGGGAAGACCTGTATTATCGTTTGAACACGGTACCCATCCGGGTTCCTTCCCTGCGTGACAGGAAAGAAGATATCGCTATGCTCTTCCGCAAGTTCTGTGTGGACTTTGCAGAACGTTATAAAACCACTTCCATCCAGCTGGATGATGAAGCCCGGGACATGGTCACCAATTACCCCTGGCCAGGTAACGTACGGGAACTAAAGAATATCGCAGAACAGATCTCTGTACTGGCAACAGATAAACATGTGAGTGCCGCAGAGCTGCGCAGGTTCCTGCCGGAACCACAGGTGACCAACCGCCTGCCCATGCTCGCCCCGAATCACAATGGCGGCGGTACCGGTGGCGACTTCAACAGTGAAAGGGACATTCTTTATAAACTTTTCTTTGACATGAAAAAGGATGTAACAGAATTGAAGAAAATGTTCTTCGATATCCTGCAAAATCCTTCTATAGCACATACCGGCGTGTTCCCGGAAGAAAATGTACTGCATAACTTCAAGCAACCGGAACCACAGGCCGCTCCTGCCGGTATCATTTCCAATCCGCAGCCTTACATTATCCAGGACAGCAGCAAAATAGATCATCATGAGGAAGTGGAAGAAACCCTCTCTATAGCAGATAAAGAGAAAGAACTGATCGAAAAAGCGCTGAAGAAACACAAAGGGAAACGTAAAGATGCCGCACTCGACCTCGGAATTTCGGAACGGACTTTGTACAGGAAACTGAAGGAATATAATATCAATGAATAAATACGCTATCCGCCAACCTATGGTCAGAACGATTTCATTACTTGTAAGCTTAAGCCTGTGGCTACTTTTGGGGGGATGTTCTATAAAATACTCGGCCAATGGCGCCAGTATCGATCCTGAGGCCAAAACGGTACTGGTCCGTTTTATTGAGAACCGTGCCCCACAGAATAATCCGCAATTAAGCCAGCAGGTTACAGAAAAACTGCGGACGAAGATCCTTGCACAAACCCGCCTGACACAAACAAATGATCAGAACGCGGATTATGAATTCAAGGGTACCATTACCGGCTATTCTATTTCGAATGCCGCAGTAACGGATGTGGATAAGCCTGCTTCTGCCCGTCTTACTATTACGCTCAATATTACTTTTATTAAACGGGTAGGCGATAAGAAAGGCTTTACGAGCCAGTCCTTCTCCCGCTCTGCAGA
This DNA window, taken from Chitinophaga niabensis, encodes the following:
- a CDS encoding sigma-54 interaction domain-containing protein, which encodes MDNIQSIKNRFGIIGNSQALNYALQVAAQVSNTDLTVLISGESGVGKEVFSQIIHTLSARKHNPFIAVNCGAIPEGTIDSELFGHEKGSFTGAVDNRKGYFETVNGGTIFLDEIGEMPLGTQARLLRVLEAGEYIRVGSSKVQKTDVRVIAATNRDLLESTQQGKFREDLYYRLNTVPIRVPSLRDRKEDIAMLFRKFCVDFAERYKTTSIQLDDEARDMVTNYPWPGNVRELKNIAEQISVLATDKHVSAAELRRFLPEPQVTNRLPMLAPNHNGGGTGGDFNSERDILYKLFFDMKKDVTELKKMFFDILQNPSIAHTGVFPEENVLHNFKQPEPQAAPAGIISNPQPYIIQDSSKIDHHEEVEETLSIADKEKELIEKALKKHKGKRKDAALDLGISERTLYRKLKEYNINE
- a CDS encoding LptE family protein — protein: MVRTISLLVSLSLWLLLGGCSIKYSANGASIDPEAKTVLVRFIENRAPQNNPQLSQQVTEKLRTKILAQTRLTQTNDQNADYEFKGTITGYSISNAAVTDVDKPASARLTITLNITFIKRVGDKKGFTSQSFSRSADFDAGKTVTEAEPRLLEEIVPNLVDDVFNRAFANW